A region of Coturnix japonica isolate 7356 chromosome 15, Coturnix japonica 2.1, whole genome shotgun sequence DNA encodes the following proteins:
- the PRR14L gene encoding protein PRR14L isoform X2 — protein sequence MLSAEVECLLDSSASPGTEDLHEGQLLSIPASFMAVSEPSAGLDTKPDVSTPELTHTSELSPEHCRALEAKGFNEGVAHLDDVDREARWEPAELLNKELLHGGDAEEDGKNKQTQRKQDCSSGEYQQGHQEAQDAEEEYTECCALKPGKRWLKQEDPHLNKHEINSSATCCVEIAGFLKSKGENQANIQVTAETLPKLTEEAQGMKADRTRILSKAGYQNGSVSKGLPPESDECPDIDTVMAGAGVSETTRLDFRQPLKVMDVESTSEHSQEISEYNGSKAHADMSLRTGDNVVPILETTEEKLSRQNLVNVFSTSLDNCQTYQQEEGNNICDFCTVLPPRHNEPVRLSSVGSCRMLSIKSSEAMCSVLESVCYLDLKNMSLDNNSTATHGIINEISKKHLPASITSKTNYDHRTGFVKNCTSKFMPAEHLSVLSKEELSSDKTGDGETNGSTGKSYSSEFEEAAGIQREVAVGGNTEAQESADFEHCHPSVFSSVASSSEEFSKEKLKTITSEANKWKKDQLQFSVSDLCKDDLKESILLKEINSIASHEIVQTDVGIHKAYSKISFPSRPDCQNLSVKQDNKSPEVQLFEQKSQSNTMLEFSGKETNLNYTLNVLLPPVAQKSGEPHCDESLFCTANETASKDKAQDNRSGKESFGSSGTTEEQVAEFVLHKDKFKSSINPKTSDESSVICSISQKNRKSSEGKVESVDASLENKHSNTWNSSKQTPKCQHTAATSSSILSNSTPVDDVVLDRNFFKADIEMKIDENDSLEEVSGGCSSKKTVTFPEEHCPLPCRSPCQDHLSNSCVALHGINDTSTEKSMFCLNYDTQESTATLVDEISNKNMESENMKQFNLCKLTDCCEIICGKDDAEDQFCMSAVHTDEFTKIRTVSSPKVPGGNWRSETGEQLLVRNLNKKNCVHNFEFCNSPLFLKTRELDASGKKGTSSLRASSSEYSFSICNACPSLNNVNMQTRHAIQTEMTISPMENQFLAHQSSCLVPSRNQHVESLNKEPNTGLQYIATSAEEAKLSISSSQNEEILLKKGDDLTLLVHKCVRGDGLQRPLKENAVDFKSSGGLRNADYSGCMGFVSDVIEEKMTKLKEKENSCGREDKETDKESLSDSKSQYSEHALSIRCMKDKAEIVFSGNTRQQSLARMKWLTGDQTNTVNASFLPFSSIHGSLFYKPEKMDVLSEMENESLGIKSILNKSCSQLMLELGKGTDATNDMGPSCFVKFNIQDSSNETRGDSETPSALLIANSLPQKEKLFVSSENTDIGNSDLSSNEICCKGPSVTKPLSVTTYIKREANSTEIPSSEEEKATSSLNGAKSLSVCACNKGRQRDERHGVLTAEVMDVTLPESADCGEKLKYACVEEKMERKAPHKKKMPIHSLLDGENCLWASLAGSKESSSKTVTVSAENYEKGFEEIPRPDPSGLSKESNTAKPTSFTDTSLLSEAVQDCQTADAFDTETSPEFKYSEMNMLSKSCKESLPNCVGQCEVCVPYKLNAQSKGNAKEIRGYQDTQLIHETAHSVSMENETSDSVSRDKVEKCQARKRKKRFEEVKGHGSDKAKQEKKAAYKTKAKVAGHPSILYSSELLCSSSKELVMSRNTKFESHLKDIFAVRSSENKLCSTLQEIKRPKITVNAFSSCFLKTQDSEMENVNPKSGYNGILGAFETRNKLRGPLPLKIQPGRACKKVPMPYQLETVRKIKKPKSSTLLKPPSEMSPKQENTVLKSLCFAYESPTVKKEIAMRFVHMPRQKAKRCVLLSSLKFRKCTKEPALLSKLSAIASKLLVPATSTRSLESLPYSSEILPVAARYSERRCKNLLEAFSCINRNLHSRCADSWCTKMFSFQSLALYSVGSTKIPSLDSSNNSPSSFLDTPALPISFHIELDSSPVTDLTGTTSQHSVHHRLVLEEMPAPPSKWTFLLSQSCSEATAIKEDSSQDHELHSPLSVTTSGVAALHPDHGRNVIAKRTGSCSMLGFHTVLALSSPACYRIWTRRRNLTSHISTIQRLFISQFTQGLKGSSNVSDDLVSSLPYSLGRALSIWSQHGPSACPSEITPLHSSHCKWQPSVGVETSNAVLPHLPVQDVEALQTAGHEI from the exons ATGCTATCAGCTGAGGTGGAATGTCTCCTTGactcctctgcctctcctggCACTGAGGACCTGCACGAGGggcagctgctcagcatcccCGCCAGCTTTATGGCTGTGTCTGAGCCCAGCGCTGGATTGGATACGAAGCCTGATGTGTCCACACCTGAGCTGACACACACTAGTGAGCTGTcacctgagcactgcagggctttGGAGGCAAAAGGCTTCAATGAGGGAGTAGCGCATCTGGATGATGTGGACAGAGAGGCTCGTTGGGAGCCAGCAGAACTGCTTAACAAAGAATTACTGCATGGTGGAGATGCTGAAGaggatggaaaaaacaaacagactcAAAGGAAACAAGACTGTTCTAGTGGTGAATACCAGCAAGGACATCAAGAGGCACAAGATGCTGAAGAGGAATACACTGAATGCTGTGCTCTAAAACCTGGGAAAAGATGGTTAAAACAA GAGGATCCTCATCTGAACAAGCATGAGATAAATTCTTCAGCAACCTGTTGTGTTGAAATAGCAGGATTTCTGAAGAGCAAAG GAGAAAACCAAGCAAATATTCAGGTGACAGCTGAAACTCTCCCAAAGCTTACTGAAGAGGCACAAGGTATGAAGGCTGATAGGACTAGAATATTAAGTAAAGCAGGATACCAGAATGGCAGTGTGAGTAAAGGTCTTCCACCTGAGAGTGATGAATGCCCAGATATAGACACAGTCATGGCTGGAGCTGGGGTTTCAGAAACTACCAGGCTAGATTTCAGACAGCCTTTAAAAGTTATGGACGTTGAATCAACATCAGAACACTCACAAGAAATAAGTGAATATAATGGGTCGAAAGCCCATGCTGACATGTCATTGAGAACAGGGGACAATGTTGTACCTATTTTGGAGACTACAGAAGAAAAGTTATCTAGACAAAATCTTGTTAATGTATTCAGTACATCACTTGATAATTGCCAGACTTAtcagcaggaagaaggaaacaataTTTGTGACTTCTGTACCGTTCTTCCACCTAGACATAATGAACCTGTTAGGTTGTCATCAGTAGGAAGCTGTAGAATGCTCTCCATAAAAAGTTCTGAAGCTATGTGTTCGGTTCTGGAAAGTGTCTGTTATCTGGACTTGAAAAACATGTCACTAGACAACAACAGTACTGCAACCCATGGAATTATCAATGAAATCTCAAAAAAGCATCTTCCTGCAAGCATAACTAGTAAGACTAATTATGATCACAGAACTGGATTTGTAAAGAACTGCACTTCTAAATTTATGCCAGCAGAGCATCTCTCAGTTCTAAGTAAAGAAGAATTGTCTAGTGATAAAACTGGTGATGGGGAAACAAATGGTAGTACAGGTAAATCATACAGCTCTGAATTTGAAGAGGCTGCTGGAATCCAGAGAGAGGTTGCTGTGGGAGGTAACACTGAAGCTCAAGAGAGTGCTGATTTTGAGCACTGTCatccttcagttttcagttctgttgcttCATCTTCTGAGGAGTTCTcgaaagaaaaattaaaaacaatcacATCGGAAGCtaataaatggaaaaaggacCAGTTACAATTTTCTGTTAGTGATCTGTGCAAGgatgatttaaaagaaagtatCCTGttgaaggaaataaacagcattGCTTCCCATGAAATTGTGCAGACAGATGTAGGCATTCATAAAGCCTACAGTAAAATCTCTTTTCCCAGTAGGCCTGACTGTCAGAATCTTTCTGTCAAGCAAGATAACAAATCACCTGAGGTACAACTGTTTGAACAGAAATCTCAGAGTAATACAATGTTAGAGTTTTCTGGCAAAGAAACTAATTTGAATTATACGCTAAATGTACTTTTACCTCCTGTTGCACAAAAATCAGGAGAGCCTCACTGTGATGAGAGTCTGTTTTGTACTGCTAATGAAACTGCAAGCAAGGACAAGGCTCAGGATAATCGATCTGGAAAAGAATCATTTGGTTCTTCTGGGACAACAGAGGAACAAGTTGCTGAATTTGTGCTGCATAAAGACAAATTTAAGTCTTCAATAAATCCCAAGACTTCTGATGAATCCAGCGTGATATGCAGCATTTCCCAGAAGAACAGGAAGTCTTCAGAAGGTAAAGTAGAGAGTGTAGACGCtagtttagaaaataaacatagcAACACATGGAATTCTAGTAAACAGACTCCAAAATGCCAGCATACAGCTGCCACTTCTTCCAGTATCTTATCAAATAGTACACCTGTAGATGATGTTGTCCTGGACAGAAATTTTTTTAAGGCTGATATTGAGATGAAGATTGATGAAAATGATAGTTTGGAAGAAGTTTCAGGTGGATGTAGTAGTAAAAAGACAGTCACTTTTCCGGAAGAACATTGCCCTTTGCCATGTAGATCTCCCTGTCAAGATCACTTGAGCAACAGTTGTGTAGCTCTGCATGGGATAAATGATACTTCCACAGAAAAAAGTATGTTTTGCCTAAATTATGATACACAGGAGTCTACTGCTACCTTAGTAGATGAGATCTCAAATAAGAATATGGAAtctgaaaatatgaaacagtTTAATCTTTGTAAATTAACAGATTGCTGTGAAATTATTTGTGGCAAAGATGATGCAGAAGACCAGTTTTGCATGTCTGCTGTCCATACAGATGAATTCACTAAAATAAGAACTGTGAGTTCTCCAAAAGTTCCTGGTGGCAATTGGAGAAGTGAGACTGGTGAACAGCTATTAGTCAGaaatttgaacaaaaaaaattgtgttcATAATTTTGAATTTTGCAACTCTCCATTATTCCTGAAGACGAGAGAACTAGATGCATCTGGGAAGAAAGGCACGTCATCACTCAGAGCTAGTTCTTCTGAGTACAGCTTTTCTATCTGTAATGCATGTCCGTCACTCAACAATGTGAATATGCAAACAAGACATGCTATCCAAACAGAAATGACCATATCTCCAATGGAAAATCAGTTTCTTGCACACCAGAGTTCCTGCCTGGTTCCTAGCAGAAATCAACATGTAGAAAGCTTAAACAAAGAGCCCAATACTGGTTTACAGTATATTGCTACTTCTGCAGAGGAAGCTAAACTGTCAATCAGCTCTAGCCAAAATGAAGAGATACTGTTAAAAAAGGGTGATGACCTGACTCTCTTAGTTCATAAATGTGTAAGAGGAGATGGTTTGCAAAGACCTTTAAAAGAGAATGCAGTGGATTTTAAGTCTTCAGGTGGTTTAAGAAACGCAGACTATTCAGGATGCATGGGTTTCGTCAGTGATGTAATAGAAGAGAAGATGacaaaactaaaagagaaagagaacagctgtggaagagaagataaagaaaCTGATAAAGAAAGCCTTTCTGATAGCAAATCACAATATTCAGAGCATGCTTTGTCCATCAGATGTAtgaaagacaaagcagagaTAGTATTTTCAGGAAATACAAGACAGCAGTCCTTGGCAAGGATGAAGTGGTTAACTGGGGACCAAACAAATACAGTTAATGCCTCATTTTTGCCCTTCTCATCAATTCATGGGAGTCTGTTTTATAAGCCAGAAAAAATGGATGTACTTTCAGAGATGGAAAACGAAAGTCTGGGAATAAAATCTATCTTAAATAAGTCTTGCTCACAGTTAATGTTGGAGCTTGGTAAAGGAACTGATGCTACCAATGACATGGGTCCATCCTGTTTTGTGAAGTTTAACATCCAGGATTCTTCTAATGAGACTCGCGGGGATTCAGAAACACCATCAGCTCTTCTCATAGCTAACTCTTTGCCTCAGAAAGAGAAGTTATTTGTGTCATCTGAGAATACAGACATAGGTAATAGCGATTTATCTTCAAATGAAATTTGTTGCAAAGGTCCTTCAGTGACAAAACCTCTTTCTGTGACAACGTACATTAAGAGAGAAGCTAACAGTACTGAAATACCatcttcagaggaagaaaaggcaacTAGCTCACTGAATGGTGCAAAAAGTCTGAGTGTTTGTGCATGCAACAAAGGAAGGCAGAGAGATGAGAGGCATGGTGTGCTAACTGCAGAAGTCATGGATGTTACCTTACCGGAAAGTGCTGACTGTGGAGAGAAGCTGAAGTATGCATGTGTAGAagagaagatggaaagaaaagcgCCTCATAAAAAAAAGATGCCCATACATTCCTTACTTGATGGAGAAAATTGCTTATGGGCCTCGTTAGCAGGATCAAAAGAATCTAGTAGCAAAACAGTTACTGTCAGTGCTGAGAACTATGAAAAAGGTTTTGAAGAAATCCCAAGGCCTGACCCAAGTGGtctttcaaaggaaagcaacacTGCAAAGCCTACAAGCTTCACTGATACCAGTTTACTTTCAGAAGCTGTGCAAGACTGTCAAACTGCAGATGCATTTGACACAGAAACTTCACCAGAATTCAAATATAGTGAAATGAACATGCTATCAAAAAGTTGCAAAGAATCATTACCAAATTGTGTAGGTCAGTGTGAAGTATGTGTGCCTTACAAACTGAATGCACAGAGCAAAGGTAATGCAAAGGAAATTAGAGGATATCAAGACACTCAGCTCATTCATGAAACAGCTCAttcagtttccatggaaaatgaGACTTCAGATTCTGTGAGCCGTGATAAAGTAGAGAAATGTCAGGCACGTAAACGAAAGAAAAGGTTTGAGGAGGTGAAAGGACATGGATCAGACaaggcaaaacaagaaaaaaaggcagcatacaaaacaaaagcaaaagttGCAGGGCATCCAAGCATATTGTACAGTTCTGAACTTTTATGCAGTTCTTCAAAGGAGTTGGTGATGTCAAGAAATACAAAGTTTGAAAGCCATCTGAAGGACATTTTTGCTGTTagaagcagtgaaaataaactGTGTAGCACTTTACAAGAAATCAAAAGGCCAAAGATTACCGTGAATGCTTTTAGttcatgttttttaaagacTCAGgattcagaaatggaaaatgtaaacCCTAAGTCAGGTTATAATGGAATTCTTGGTGCCTTTGAAACTAGAAATAAACTAAGAGGACCTCTCCCATTAAAAATACAGCCTGGAAGAGCATGCAAAAAAGTTCCCATGCCATATCAACtagaaactgtaagaaaaataaaaaaacctaaaaGTTCAACTCTTTTGAAGCCTCCCTCAGAAATGTCCCCtaaacaggaaaacacagtCCTCAAATCTTTGTGCTTTGCCTATGAATCACCAacagtgaaaaaggaaatagcCATGAGGTTTGTCCATATGCCAAGGCAGAAGGCCAAGAGGTGCGTCTTGCTGAGCAGCTTGAAATTCAGAAAGTGTACCAAAGAACCAGCATTACTGAGCAAGCTGTCTGCAATAGCCAGCAAATTACTGGTACCTGCCACAAGCACCCGTAGCTTGGAATCTCTGCCatattcttctgaaattctTCCAGTGGCTGCGAGGTACAGCGAACGTAGATGTAAAAATCTATTGGAAGCTTTCTCTTGCATTAACAGAAACTTACACTCACGCTGCGCTGACAGTTGGTGTACCAAGATGTTCAGCTTTCAGTCTTTGGCACTTTATTCAGTAGGATCTACCAAAATACCTTCTTTAGACTCAAGCAACAATTCTCCATCTTCTTTCTTGGATACCCCAGCGTTACCAATTTCTTTTCACATCGAATTGGACTCTAGTCCTGTGACAGACCTCACAGGGACTACATCTCAGCATTCTGTACATCACAGATTGGTTTTGGAAGAAATGCCTGCACCACCTTCAAAGTggacttttctcctttctcagagCTGTTCAGAGGCAACAGCAATCAAGGAAGATTCCAGTCAAGATCATGAGCTGCATTCCCCTCTCTCTGTAACAACCTCAGGGGTTGCTGCACTTCATCCTGACCATGGGAGAAATGTCATagcaaaaagaacaggaagTTGCTCCATGCTTGGCTTTCACACAGTGTTAGCACTTTCTTCACCTGCATGTTACAGGATTTGGACAAGAAGAAGAAACTTAACCAGCCATATTTCTACCATCCAGAGACTATTTATATCCCAGTTTACCCAGGGTTTGAAAGGGTCATCTAATGTATCAGATGACCTGGTCTCTTCCCTGCCATACTCCTTGGGCAGGGCACTATCCATATGGAGTCAGCATGGTCCTTCTGCCTGTCCCTCCGAAATCACTCCTCTTCATTCCAGTCACTGCAAGTGGCAGCCAAGTGTGGGCGTCGAGACCAG CAATGCCGTATTACCACACTTACCTGTACAGGATGTGGAAGCACTACAGACTGCAGGTCATGAGATATG a